In Dermochelys coriacea isolate rDerCor1 chromosome 16, rDerCor1.pri.v4, whole genome shotgun sequence, one genomic interval encodes:
- the LOC119844222 gene encoding zinc finger protein 436-like isoform X1 — protein MSGGRPTLRQGDAPFGALVGMGSERAPLAQAALGRRLSWGWGGRRLPAPAAAGEGRRGLGRSPAAGPVSGLPGPAELRFPEAPAPKSRFPGASPGPWGGERRAPRALRPAWLRMGPGFVISWMEREEELQVLDPQDLEKTEIARLTAVDGFLGDNVVETPDPEKTDLHGTLLGGSSGALLQSPKSDCEASWEWQGPPSQHREGATGNHHDAAAQPRAFTGDKPYKCSECGKGFSQSSDLIRHLRTHTGERPYKCPDCGRGFSDSSTLLKHHRMHTGERPYKCTECGKGFILSSYLIQHQQVHSREKAHKCASCGRCFGQSSELVQHQRAHLGERPYKCSECSKGFSQSSDLIRHQRTHTGERPYKCPDCSKGFSDSSTLIKHQRTHTGERPYKCTACGRGFSESSTLIKHQRTHTGERPYVCTECGKSFSLSSTLFKHQRTHTGERPYLCTECGKAFSLSSNLLQHQRTHAGERPFACAQCGKRFTQSSNLLQHQRTHTGERPYQCTQCGRHFSLSSNLIQHQRTHLGERPYTCTQCGKRFSLSSNLLQHQRTHTGERPFACAECGKRFSDSSTLSKHHRTHVGQSLYASAQCTKGFGDSTTLLQHPHTHRHEQPYQCTQCSKAFS, from the exons ATGTCCGGAGGCCGCCCCACTCTCCGGCAGGGTGACGCTCCCTTCGGGGCGCTGGTGGGGATGGGCAGCGAACGCGCCCCTTTAGCCCAGGCCGCCTTGGGCCGTCGCCTGTCCTGGGGATGGGGAGGCCGgaggctccctgccccagctgcggCCGGGGAAGGACGCCGGGGCTTAGGGCGCTCCCCAGCGGCGGGGCCGGTGTCAGGGCTGCCCGGGCCGGCCGAACTACGTTTCCCAGAGGCCCCTGCGCCGAAAAGCCGCTTCCCCGGCGCGTCCCCGGGCCCGTGGGGCGGGGAGAGGCGGGCGCCGCGCGCACTGCGGCCGGCCTGGCTGCGGATGGGCCCAG GATTTGTGATCTCCTGGATGGAGCGAGAGGAAGAGCTGCAGGTCCTGGATCCCCAGGACTTGGAGAAAACAGAGATCGCAAGGCTCACAG CAGTAGATGGGTTTTTGGGTGATAATGTGGTGGAGACGCCTGATCCTGAGAAAACTGATCTGCATGGGACACTGTTAGGGGGATCCAGCGGGGCCCTTCTCCAGAGTCCCAAGAGTGACTGCGAGGCGAGCTGGGAATGGCAAGGCCCTCCAAGCCAACACAGGGAAGGAGCTACAGGGAATCACCATGATGCTGCTGCCCAACCAAGAGCCTTCACAGGGGATAAGCCCTAtaaatgcagtgagtgtgggaaggGCTTCAGCCAGAGTTCTGACCTCATCCGGCACCTGCGCACTCACACCGGCGAGCGCCCCTACAAGTGCCCTGACTGCGGCAGGGGCTTCAGTGACAGCTCCACCCTGCTCAAGCACCATCGCATGCACACGGGCGAGCGCCCCTACAAGTGCACTGAGTGTGGCAAGGGCTTCATCCTCAGCTCCTACCTCATCCAGCACCAGCAGGTGCACAGCAGGGAGAAAGCCCACAAGTGTGCCAGCTGTGGGCGCTGCTTCGGCCAGAGCTCGGAGCTGGTGCAGCACCAGCGCGCCCACCTAGGCGAGCGTCCCTACAAGTGCAGCGAGTGTAGCAagggcttcagccagagctctgATCTCATCCGGCACCAGCGCACGCACACGGGCGAGCGCCCCTACAAATGCCCGGACTGCAGCAAGGGTTTTAGCGACAGCTCCACGCTCATCAAGCATCAGCGCACGCACACGGGCGAGCGCCCCTACAAGTGCACGGCCTGCGGCCGGGGCTTCAGTGAGAGCTCCACCCTCATCAAGCACCAGCGCACGCACACGGGCGAGCGCCCCTACGTGTGCACCGAGTGCGGCAAGAGCTTCAGCCTCAGTTCCACACTCTTCAAGCACCAGCGCACGCACACGGGCGAGCGGCCCTACCTGTGCACCGAGTGCGGCAAGGCCTTCAGCCTCAGCTCTAACCTCCTGCAGCACCAGCGCACGCATGCAGGCGAGCGCCCCTTTGCCTGCGCCCAGTGCGGCAAGCGCTTCACGCAGAGCTCCAACCTGCTGCagcaccagcgcacccacaccgGGGAGCGCCCCTACCAGTGCACACAGTGCGGCCGCCACTTCAGCCTCAGCTCCAACCTCATCCAGCACCAGCGCACCCACTTGGGCGAGCGCCCCTACACCTGCACCCAGTGCGGCAAGCGCTTCAGCCTGAGCTCCAACCTGCTGCagcaccagcgcacccacaccgGGGAGCGCCCCTTTGCCTGTGCCGAGTGTGGCAAGCGCTTCAGCGACAGCTCCACCCTGAGCAAGCACCACCGCACCCATGTGGGGCAGAGCCTCTATGCCAGTGCACAGTGCACCAAGGGTTTTGGGGACAGTACCACGCTCCTGCAGCACCCGCACACCCACCGGCATGAGCAGCCCTACCAGTGCACCCAATGCAGCAAGGCCTTCAGCTAG
- the LOC119844222 gene encoding zinc finger protein 436-like isoform X2 yields the protein MSGGRPTLRQGDAPFGALVGMGSERAPLAQAALGRRLSWGWGGRRLPAPAAAGEGRRGLGRSPAAGPVSGLPGPAELRFPEAPAPKSRFPGASPGPWGGERRAPRALRPAWLRMGPGFVISWMEREEELQVLDPQDLEKTEIARLTVDGFLGDNVVETPDPEKTDLHGTLLGGSSGALLQSPKSDCEASWEWQGPPSQHREGATGNHHDAAAQPRAFTGDKPYKCSECGKGFSQSSDLIRHLRTHTGERPYKCPDCGRGFSDSSTLLKHHRMHTGERPYKCTECGKGFILSSYLIQHQQVHSREKAHKCASCGRCFGQSSELVQHQRAHLGERPYKCSECSKGFSQSSDLIRHQRTHTGERPYKCPDCSKGFSDSSTLIKHQRTHTGERPYKCTACGRGFSESSTLIKHQRTHTGERPYVCTECGKSFSLSSTLFKHQRTHTGERPYLCTECGKAFSLSSNLLQHQRTHAGERPFACAQCGKRFTQSSNLLQHQRTHTGERPYQCTQCGRHFSLSSNLIQHQRTHLGERPYTCTQCGKRFSLSSNLLQHQRTHTGERPFACAECGKRFSDSSTLSKHHRTHVGQSLYASAQCTKGFGDSTTLLQHPHTHRHEQPYQCTQCSKAFS from the exons ATGTCCGGAGGCCGCCCCACTCTCCGGCAGGGTGACGCTCCCTTCGGGGCGCTGGTGGGGATGGGCAGCGAACGCGCCCCTTTAGCCCAGGCCGCCTTGGGCCGTCGCCTGTCCTGGGGATGGGGAGGCCGgaggctccctgccccagctgcggCCGGGGAAGGACGCCGGGGCTTAGGGCGCTCCCCAGCGGCGGGGCCGGTGTCAGGGCTGCCCGGGCCGGCCGAACTACGTTTCCCAGAGGCCCCTGCGCCGAAAAGCCGCTTCCCCGGCGCGTCCCCGGGCCCGTGGGGCGGGGAGAGGCGGGCGCCGCGCGCACTGCGGCCGGCCTGGCTGCGGATGGGCCCAG GATTTGTGATCTCCTGGATGGAGCGAGAGGAAGAGCTGCAGGTCCTGGATCCCCAGGACTTGGAGAAAACAGAGATCGCAAGGCTCACAG TAGATGGGTTTTTGGGTGATAATGTGGTGGAGACGCCTGATCCTGAGAAAACTGATCTGCATGGGACACTGTTAGGGGGATCCAGCGGGGCCCTTCTCCAGAGTCCCAAGAGTGACTGCGAGGCGAGCTGGGAATGGCAAGGCCCTCCAAGCCAACACAGGGAAGGAGCTACAGGGAATCACCATGATGCTGCTGCCCAACCAAGAGCCTTCACAGGGGATAAGCCCTAtaaatgcagtgagtgtgggaaggGCTTCAGCCAGAGTTCTGACCTCATCCGGCACCTGCGCACTCACACCGGCGAGCGCCCCTACAAGTGCCCTGACTGCGGCAGGGGCTTCAGTGACAGCTCCACCCTGCTCAAGCACCATCGCATGCACACGGGCGAGCGCCCCTACAAGTGCACTGAGTGTGGCAAGGGCTTCATCCTCAGCTCCTACCTCATCCAGCACCAGCAGGTGCACAGCAGGGAGAAAGCCCACAAGTGTGCCAGCTGTGGGCGCTGCTTCGGCCAGAGCTCGGAGCTGGTGCAGCACCAGCGCGCCCACCTAGGCGAGCGTCCCTACAAGTGCAGCGAGTGTAGCAagggcttcagccagagctctgATCTCATCCGGCACCAGCGCACGCACACGGGCGAGCGCCCCTACAAATGCCCGGACTGCAGCAAGGGTTTTAGCGACAGCTCCACGCTCATCAAGCATCAGCGCACGCACACGGGCGAGCGCCCCTACAAGTGCACGGCCTGCGGCCGGGGCTTCAGTGAGAGCTCCACCCTCATCAAGCACCAGCGCACGCACACGGGCGAGCGCCCCTACGTGTGCACCGAGTGCGGCAAGAGCTTCAGCCTCAGTTCCACACTCTTCAAGCACCAGCGCACGCACACGGGCGAGCGGCCCTACCTGTGCACCGAGTGCGGCAAGGCCTTCAGCCTCAGCTCTAACCTCCTGCAGCACCAGCGCACGCATGCAGGCGAGCGCCCCTTTGCCTGCGCCCAGTGCGGCAAGCGCTTCACGCAGAGCTCCAACCTGCTGCagcaccagcgcacccacaccgGGGAGCGCCCCTACCAGTGCACACAGTGCGGCCGCCACTTCAGCCTCAGCTCCAACCTCATCCAGCACCAGCGCACCCACTTGGGCGAGCGCCCCTACACCTGCACCCAGTGCGGCAAGCGCTTCAGCCTGAGCTCCAACCTGCTGCagcaccagcgcacccacaccgGGGAGCGCCCCTTTGCCTGTGCCGAGTGTGGCAAGCGCTTCAGCGACAGCTCCACCCTGAGCAAGCACCACCGCACCCATGTGGGGCAGAGCCTCTATGCCAGTGCACAGTGCACCAAGGGTTTTGGGGACAGTACCACGCTCCTGCAGCACCCGCACACCCACCGGCATGAGCAGCCCTACCAGTGCACCCAATGCAGCAAGGCCTTCAGCTAG
- the LOC119844222 gene encoding zinc finger protein 135-like isoform X3 — MEREEELQVLDPQDLEKTEIARLTAVDGFLGDNVVETPDPEKTDLHGTLLGGSSGALLQSPKSDCEASWEWQGPPSQHREGATGNHHDAAAQPRAFTGDKPYKCSECGKGFSQSSDLIRHLRTHTGERPYKCPDCGRGFSDSSTLLKHHRMHTGERPYKCTECGKGFILSSYLIQHQQVHSREKAHKCASCGRCFGQSSELVQHQRAHLGERPYKCSECSKGFSQSSDLIRHQRTHTGERPYKCPDCSKGFSDSSTLIKHQRTHTGERPYKCTACGRGFSESSTLIKHQRTHTGERPYVCTECGKSFSLSSTLFKHQRTHTGERPYLCTECGKAFSLSSNLLQHQRTHAGERPFACAQCGKRFTQSSNLLQHQRTHTGERPYQCTQCGRHFSLSSNLIQHQRTHLGERPYTCTQCGKRFSLSSNLLQHQRTHTGERPFACAECGKRFSDSSTLSKHHRTHVGQSLYASAQCTKGFGDSTTLLQHPHTHRHEQPYQCTQCSKAFS; from the exons ATGGAGCGAGAGGAAGAGCTGCAGGTCCTGGATCCCCAGGACTTGGAGAAAACAGAGATCGCAAGGCTCACAG CAGTAGATGGGTTTTTGGGTGATAATGTGGTGGAGACGCCTGATCCTGAGAAAACTGATCTGCATGGGACACTGTTAGGGGGATCCAGCGGGGCCCTTCTCCAGAGTCCCAAGAGTGACTGCGAGGCGAGCTGGGAATGGCAAGGCCCTCCAAGCCAACACAGGGAAGGAGCTACAGGGAATCACCATGATGCTGCTGCCCAACCAAGAGCCTTCACAGGGGATAAGCCCTAtaaatgcagtgagtgtgggaaggGCTTCAGCCAGAGTTCTGACCTCATCCGGCACCTGCGCACTCACACCGGCGAGCGCCCCTACAAGTGCCCTGACTGCGGCAGGGGCTTCAGTGACAGCTCCACCCTGCTCAAGCACCATCGCATGCACACGGGCGAGCGCCCCTACAAGTGCACTGAGTGTGGCAAGGGCTTCATCCTCAGCTCCTACCTCATCCAGCACCAGCAGGTGCACAGCAGGGAGAAAGCCCACAAGTGTGCCAGCTGTGGGCGCTGCTTCGGCCAGAGCTCGGAGCTGGTGCAGCACCAGCGCGCCCACCTAGGCGAGCGTCCCTACAAGTGCAGCGAGTGTAGCAagggcttcagccagagctctgATCTCATCCGGCACCAGCGCACGCACACGGGCGAGCGCCCCTACAAATGCCCGGACTGCAGCAAGGGTTTTAGCGACAGCTCCACGCTCATCAAGCATCAGCGCACGCACACGGGCGAGCGCCCCTACAAGTGCACGGCCTGCGGCCGGGGCTTCAGTGAGAGCTCCACCCTCATCAAGCACCAGCGCACGCACACGGGCGAGCGCCCCTACGTGTGCACCGAGTGCGGCAAGAGCTTCAGCCTCAGTTCCACACTCTTCAAGCACCAGCGCACGCACACGGGCGAGCGGCCCTACCTGTGCACCGAGTGCGGCAAGGCCTTCAGCCTCAGCTCTAACCTCCTGCAGCACCAGCGCACGCATGCAGGCGAGCGCCCCTTTGCCTGCGCCCAGTGCGGCAAGCGCTTCACGCAGAGCTCCAACCTGCTGCagcaccagcgcacccacaccgGGGAGCGCCCCTACCAGTGCACACAGTGCGGCCGCCACTTCAGCCTCAGCTCCAACCTCATCCAGCACCAGCGCACCCACTTGGGCGAGCGCCCCTACACCTGCACCCAGTGCGGCAAGCGCTTCAGCCTGAGCTCCAACCTGCTGCagcaccagcgcacccacaccgGGGAGCGCCCCTTTGCCTGTGCCGAGTGTGGCAAGCGCTTCAGCGACAGCTCCACCCTGAGCAAGCACCACCGCACCCATGTGGGGCAGAGCCTCTATGCCAGTGCACAGTGCACCAAGGGTTTTGGGGACAGTACCACGCTCCTGCAGCACCCGCACACCCACCGGCATGAGCAGCCCTACCAGTGCACCCAATGCAGCAAGGCCTTCAGCTAG
- the LOC119844222 gene encoding zinc finger protein 135-like isoform X4: MEREEELQVLDPQDLEKTEIARLTVDGFLGDNVVETPDPEKTDLHGTLLGGSSGALLQSPKSDCEASWEWQGPPSQHREGATGNHHDAAAQPRAFTGDKPYKCSECGKGFSQSSDLIRHLRTHTGERPYKCPDCGRGFSDSSTLLKHHRMHTGERPYKCTECGKGFILSSYLIQHQQVHSREKAHKCASCGRCFGQSSELVQHQRAHLGERPYKCSECSKGFSQSSDLIRHQRTHTGERPYKCPDCSKGFSDSSTLIKHQRTHTGERPYKCTACGRGFSESSTLIKHQRTHTGERPYVCTECGKSFSLSSTLFKHQRTHTGERPYLCTECGKAFSLSSNLLQHQRTHAGERPFACAQCGKRFTQSSNLLQHQRTHTGERPYQCTQCGRHFSLSSNLIQHQRTHLGERPYTCTQCGKRFSLSSNLLQHQRTHTGERPFACAECGKRFSDSSTLSKHHRTHVGQSLYASAQCTKGFGDSTTLLQHPHTHRHEQPYQCTQCSKAFS, encoded by the exons ATGGAGCGAGAGGAAGAGCTGCAGGTCCTGGATCCCCAGGACTTGGAGAAAACAGAGATCGCAAGGCTCACAG TAGATGGGTTTTTGGGTGATAATGTGGTGGAGACGCCTGATCCTGAGAAAACTGATCTGCATGGGACACTGTTAGGGGGATCCAGCGGGGCCCTTCTCCAGAGTCCCAAGAGTGACTGCGAGGCGAGCTGGGAATGGCAAGGCCCTCCAAGCCAACACAGGGAAGGAGCTACAGGGAATCACCATGATGCTGCTGCCCAACCAAGAGCCTTCACAGGGGATAAGCCCTAtaaatgcagtgagtgtgggaaggGCTTCAGCCAGAGTTCTGACCTCATCCGGCACCTGCGCACTCACACCGGCGAGCGCCCCTACAAGTGCCCTGACTGCGGCAGGGGCTTCAGTGACAGCTCCACCCTGCTCAAGCACCATCGCATGCACACGGGCGAGCGCCCCTACAAGTGCACTGAGTGTGGCAAGGGCTTCATCCTCAGCTCCTACCTCATCCAGCACCAGCAGGTGCACAGCAGGGAGAAAGCCCACAAGTGTGCCAGCTGTGGGCGCTGCTTCGGCCAGAGCTCGGAGCTGGTGCAGCACCAGCGCGCCCACCTAGGCGAGCGTCCCTACAAGTGCAGCGAGTGTAGCAagggcttcagccagagctctgATCTCATCCGGCACCAGCGCACGCACACGGGCGAGCGCCCCTACAAATGCCCGGACTGCAGCAAGGGTTTTAGCGACAGCTCCACGCTCATCAAGCATCAGCGCACGCACACGGGCGAGCGCCCCTACAAGTGCACGGCCTGCGGCCGGGGCTTCAGTGAGAGCTCCACCCTCATCAAGCACCAGCGCACGCACACGGGCGAGCGCCCCTACGTGTGCACCGAGTGCGGCAAGAGCTTCAGCCTCAGTTCCACACTCTTCAAGCACCAGCGCACGCACACGGGCGAGCGGCCCTACCTGTGCACCGAGTGCGGCAAGGCCTTCAGCCTCAGCTCTAACCTCCTGCAGCACCAGCGCACGCATGCAGGCGAGCGCCCCTTTGCCTGCGCCCAGTGCGGCAAGCGCTTCACGCAGAGCTCCAACCTGCTGCagcaccagcgcacccacaccgGGGAGCGCCCCTACCAGTGCACACAGTGCGGCCGCCACTTCAGCCTCAGCTCCAACCTCATCCAGCACCAGCGCACCCACTTGGGCGAGCGCCCCTACACCTGCACCCAGTGCGGCAAGCGCTTCAGCCTGAGCTCCAACCTGCTGCagcaccagcgcacccacaccgGGGAGCGCCCCTTTGCCTGTGCCGAGTGTGGCAAGCGCTTCAGCGACAGCTCCACCCTGAGCAAGCACCACCGCACCCATGTGGGGCAGAGCCTCTATGCCAGTGCACAGTGCACCAAGGGTTTTGGGGACAGTACCACGCTCCTGCAGCACCCGCACACCCACCGGCATGAGCAGCCCTACCAGTGCACCCAATGCAGCAAGGCCTTCAGCTAG